The window CCCTTAAGGATACTTAAGTTACTGAGCTTAAATGCCGCTGATTTCATGGTAAAAATAAATCTTGTCTGGATTCCGGTTGACACAACGGCAAGGGCAACCCCTATGAACCCAATCGGCAGCACACATTGTGCCACAACCTTGACAGCATCCATCCCAATCTGCTGTAAATTTCCCATGGACAGTTCCTGGATATCTGATACAGAAGAAATCAGAGAATACATACTCTGCCTCATTGCCCTGTACATAGATGGGAATAATAACTGTAACCCATAAAACCCTCCAAGAAGCGACGCAACTGCAATGACATCCTTGCTGGAAAAAACATTACCTTCCTTGCGCTGGTCACGCCGCTTCTTAGGGGTGGCTTTTTCAGTTTTTTCATCTGCCAACTGCGTTCACTTCTCTTTCTTCTACAGGTTTGATTTATAGAAATGTCAGTATGCCCTGGAGCGTCTTTATCATAGTTGTGATAATTTTATCCACATACTCACTCATAGGAGAGAACAAAATTACCAGTAACCCCAGGCCGACAATTATTTTCAATTGAATATTAATAACAAATATACTAATTTGCGGTACAACCTTATTCAGTATTCCAACCCCTATCTCCACAAAAAACTCTGCTGCGAGAATCGGAAGAGAAAACTTAATCCCCATTTCTACGCATTGGAGAAATATATCTATCACTCTCAGGCTCACGTTCTCTGTTATCAGTATCCCCCCATAAGGTACAATCTCAGCAGATGTCAGAAGAATCTGCATCAGCGCCAGGTGGCCATCCAGGGCAAAAAATAAGAGAACAAAAAAGGCCTGGTATATAGTACCAGTCACGGCAATCTGTGAATTGCTCTGAGGATCATAGACAGTGGCCATAGAAAGGCCAAGCTGAAAATCTATAATATACCCGGCAAAACTTATTATAAAAAAAAACAGCTCAGTAACAAATCCGATTACATAGCCTGCAGCAAATTCTTTTATCAATAAAAAGCCGTATTCTATCGTACTTTCTATCACAAATGCCTGTTCCGCTGAAAAAGAGTAGACTGCCAATGTCAGAACAATAATCAGGCCAGATTTTACAATCCCAGGTATATTTCTTCTCCCTAATATGGGGTTTAATAATATAAAGCCAGACATCCTCATTAAAATCAGGGTAAATAAGGTCAGCTGTGCAGTATCGCTAATCGGCATGTCTTTACTCCTTTACCCTTATTAACCTTGTATCAGCTCAAAAATCCTGATTGTAAAATCCTGCAGAGTCTGCAGCATAGTGCCTCCTGTAAACACAAGTATAAGCCCTATCACAAGGAGCTTCGGCACAAAGGTAATGGTCTGCTCATGTATCTGTGTGGCCGCCTGTATGATAGATATCAAGATTCCCACAAACATACTGATAATTAACATCGGCCCTGCGAGCTGGACTGCCATCACAAACACCTCATACATCAAATCCAGAACTTCTCCGTTTGTCATTCAAATGCCTCCCCGCGTCACCATTGGAAACTTTTTACTATGGATGAGAATAATAATTCCCAGCCGTCTACTGTCACAAATAAAAGCAGCTTAAAGGGCAAAGAGATCATTGCAGGAGGGAGCATCATCATTCCCATAGACATCAGTGTACTGGATACAATAATATCAATCAGCAAAAATGGGATAAAAATCAAAAAGCCTGCTACAAACCCCCGCTTTAATTCGCTTGTCATAAAGGACGGGATAATGACTGTCATAGGAAGCTCTTCCACGTTCTCCACCTGCTCAGTACCGGACATCTCTGTAAACAGGTTCAGCGCACTTGTCTCCGTATTCTTAAGCATAAAATCCTTCAGTGGAACCTGGGCGCGGTCAAGCGCTTCCTCCTGGGTAATTTCCTGGTTCTTGTAGGGTGTATATGCATTTGTATTAATATCCTTGATTACAGGATCCATAATGAACAAGGTCAAAAATAAAGAAATTCCAATCAAAACTATATTAGGCGGAGTCTGCTGGATCCCAAGGGCATTTCTCAGAAATGACAGAATAATAATTGTCCTCGTGAAAGATGTCACCATGACAAGAATAGAGGGCAGAAGTGCGATGATTGTAAGCATCAGCAGTATTTCTAATGTAGGAACCTGATTTCCGTTTACATTTATAAGTGAGTCATACACCGGCTTCTACCTCCCCTTCTTACCAATTTCTCCTAATTTCCCCATAATCGCCTTGAAATCCGGCGCTTTCGTCCCTGACTCTCCCGACTCTGGCGACAATGGGAAAAGTTCGTCATCCTGAAGCTCAGCCAGGACATTTACCTGGCCCGCTGTAATTCCGACAAGCAGATATTTCCCCCCGACCTGTATAACCGCAATATGCCTGTCCTGGCCCACTGCAATCTGGTCGAGCAGCCGCATATAGCGCGAACTGCTGTTTTTATTTACTCCCTTCCCAACATATCTGCTGAACAGGTAGCTCAGATAAATAATAAGCGCTGCTGCGACAAAGGTAATAAGCACTCTCCACATAGATTTCCTTCCTGATATATCTTCCTGTTATTCTAATACGGCAAAATTAACCTTCATGATCTCTGTAATTCTGATACCAAAGTTGTCCTCAACAACTACTACATCGCCTTTTGCAATACATTGTCCATTTACAAACAGATCCACCTGCTCCCCTGCCAGCTTATCGAGAACCACAAGAGACCCCTTTGTAAAGTCTAATATATCTTTAACCAATTTCTGGGTACGTCCTATTTCTACTGAAATTTCAAGGGGAACTCCCATGATCAGTTCCATGTTCTCTTCCTGTTCACCTTCCAGCACAATGTCCCTGCTCTGGCTTAAATTAGGCCTGGCCGCAGGCTGAACATTAATCAGCTTGGGATCTGGTTCTTTTCTCCTTGCCTCCAGCTCCTGCTGCATGGCCTGCATCTGCTGCATCATCTGCTGCATCATCTGCATCTGCATCATGGACATATCCTGTCCCACTCCGGGTTGGACTGGCATTGCCGCCGCACCTGCCGGCGCCTGTGTGGGCGCTGCTGCTTCCATCTGTGGCTGAACTGTGCCCTGAGGCATAGCCTCCGCCGCAGCTTGGGCCGGCTGTGTGCCCTGAGGCGCCGCCGGACTGTCTCCACCTATATCTCCATTTAGCAGCCTCTCGATTTCCTCCTGGGAAAGTGTTCCTCCTCCCTGGGGTGCTTCTTCCTTCTTTTCACTGGCCGCTTCCTGTACCGGGGCAGGCGCAGGCGCTTCTTCTGCCTGATTCCCAGACACATCCACAATGGCCTCATCTGGAAGGAATCCTTTCACCAATCCCTTGGCCAGCTCTATTGGCATTACATTGTAGAATTCACTTTCCAGCTTATCATCAATTTTCAAAGTAAACCCTACTACTACTTTAGGGTTCCCGTCGACGAAATATTTATCAATAAATTCTTCCTCATTCTTTACTTCAAAAGAAATAGGAGTAGAAATATTGACCATACGCCCTAAAAATTCTGACAATGCAGTGGAGGACGCCCCCATCATCTGGTTCATGACTTCACAGACTGCACTGATATTCATCTCATTTAATTCGAACTCTTCGTCTGCGATCTCCATGCCCATCAGCATCTCTACGATTACCTTCACGTCATGCCGTTTAAGGAGCATGACGTTCTTGCCCTCCAGGCCTGATACGTAGGTAATCTCAACGCCGACTGCCGGTTCCACTTTATCCATCTTAAATTCTTCTTTGGTTACAACATTTACGATAGGTGTCGTGATGTCTACCCTGGCATTCAGCATTGTGGAAACCGCTGTCGCAGATGCTCCAAGGCTGATATTGAGGATTTCGCCTATCGCATCTATTTCCAATGTACTAAAACAATTAGAACCCATATATCCTATCTCTCCTTCTGGGTTAACCCCTCATTTCTATTTTCCAATCTCCAGTGCCTTCTGTGCCATAAGTTTAATTGCATTGAAAGCTGTAATGTTAGCCTCATATGATCTGGTCGCAGACATCCCGTCAACAGTCTCTTTCACAAGGTCTACATTGGGCATCATAACATAACCATTCTCATCTGCATCTGGATGCTCAGGGTTATATACCGGATTCAGGTCGCTTTGATCCTCCAGGATCTGAGAAACCTGTACCCCTCCCTTTTCCGAGGTTTTCCCACTCAACCGGCTGTTAAACTCTGAACGGAAGGAAGTAGACGGCTTCTCCTCCAGCACCACCATCTTCCTTCTATATGCACCGCCGCTGTCCGTCCTTGTCGTATTAATATTAGATATATTCTCGGCTGCAATATCCAGCCTCTGCCTCTGCGCCGTCATGCCTGACGCGCTGATATCAAATGAATTTAAAAAAGACATATCCCGCCTCCAGTATTAACCCAGAATCTTTTTGACAGTTGATAAAATACGCTCAGGCTTAAAAGGCTTTACGATAAAATCCTTTGCCCCTGATTTGATAGATTCCATAACCATGGCCTCCTGCCCCATTGCAGAACACATCACGATTGTGGCATTAGGGTCACTGGCTTTAATCTCTTTGAGTGTTTCCAGTCCATCTTTGTTAGGCATGGTAATATCCATAAAAACAAGATCCGGCTTCTCCGCATTATAGGTCTCCACTGCCTGCACTCCATCCTCTGCTTCCAGCAGATCTGTATATCCCGCCTGTGTCAGGGTGGTCTTTAGCATCATCCTCATAAACGCTGCGTCATCTACTAATAATATTTTTGCCATTTTTTTTACCTCACTTTTTTCATTATTATTAAATTTTATATACGCAGATAAACTCTCTGTGATTTATCTGGTAATTATACCGCCATATCATTCTTAGGGGCTTCCACACGTTCCTCAATCTTCACCGCTATATTTTTGTTATGTACGCCCAGCTGGCCGATAAACCATGGCTGGCCTGCAACATGGAGAGCAACTGGTGAATCCTGCGTCTTATTCAGGTCAATGACATCCCCTACGTGAAGATTATACACATCGTCCAGATTCAGCCTGGCAACTCCAAGCTGAGCCATCACGTCCATCCTGGATTCTTTTATGCTGCCCATAATTTCTTCCCGGCTGTCCTTCTCCTGCATCTGGTTCCCTTTGTCTGCCAGGTGCTTTGTTTTATCAATAATATCAAACATATTCCCCAGCAATGTTCCCGGTATACAAATGTTCATGGCCCCTTCTATTTCGCCCATCTGGATCTTCATCATAATAATCACTACTGTCTCGTCCACACTGATGCCCTGAAACATGCTTGGATTTTCCTCCACGCGGTCAAACTGTGTGTTAACCTTAATATAGGCTGCCCATACATCGGTGGTAATCCCTACCAGATATTTAATAATTTTCTCATATAAAGCAAGCTCAATATCTGTATATTGATATGACATGTCTACTGTCAAATCCGTTCCTGTCCCTCCCAGCATACGGTCTATCATAGAACCCATCAGGGTGGGCGCAATATGCAAAAGCATAGGCGGATTCTTAGAATGATCCTGTAATTCTACATTCGCTAGCGTAATTACATCCGTCTCATTCAGCGCATTTCCAAACTCATAGTACCGCTGCTCCTCAACGCCCAAAACCTCCACCTCACTGGCCACACGAAATAAACCATTAATCTGTGAAGTCGCAATTCTCGCATAATTATCATAAATACTGTGAAGCATTTTCAGCTTATCCTTGGTATATTTCTTAGGACTGTAGAAATCATACTTCCTGTATTTTTGTTTTGGCTTTTTCGGCTCCTCCGCCACACTTTCTGCTTCTGCATTCTGCATTGAACTCAGTAATGCATCTATCTGGCTTTGTGATAGTACATCTGCCATCCTTCACTCCTACCTTCACTACATTTTTACTTGTTCATTTCCTCATAATATTCTTCCAGGCTGTGCTCCACTGAATCAGACTTTGTAATCAGCAGTTCAACTCTCCGGTTCTTGGCCCTGTTCTCCGGCGTATCAAAGGGGGCAATGGGCCTGAACTGCCCATATCCTACTGATACTAGCTTCTCTGGAGATACCAGGCTCTTATTTTGGATATAAGCTGTTACTCTCGCCGCTCTCTCTGCCGACAGGACACGGTCTGATTCCACATCATTTTGTACAGCTGGGTCTGCCTGGGTGGTATGTCCCAATACCTGTATCTCCTTAATAGAATCCTTGGCGCCGGAAATAGCATTGGCAAACTGATCCAGGATTTGCTTTCCCTCATCCTTGATAATGGAACTATCACCATCAAAGAACACATTATCCCGAAATGTAACAAACGTATAACCGTCTCCCTTGAATAATTCTACCTGGGCAGATAATTGTGCCTCTTCAATAGACTGCTTCAAATTCTCATAGAGTTCGTCAAAGGTATTTATCTCATCGCCTTCCACAAACCCTCCCGGAACATCCTGATCCCCCTCTAAAGTATCTGTAGTTACTATCTGAGATACCTTATCAGCATCAGGATTGAAGCTCCTGACAATCATCTCCCACTTGGCCTGATCCACACTGGAAATAGAATACAAAAGCACGAAAAAACATAAAAGCAGCGTCACCATATCGCCATAAGTATCCATCCAACTGGCGCCTGACTCTGGGGTCTTATTCCTCTTCTTCATCAATATCACCTATTTCTTCTTCGCTTTTTCTTTCTTCGGTTTCTTACCCTTCGCGGCTGTCTGCTCACCGCCGCCCTCAGAATCTATAATTTTTGCCCTATCTTTCTGTGCCAGATATGTAGCCAGTTTTTCTCTCAGGAACTTAGGGTTATCTCCTGACTGTATTGCCAAAATCCCCTCTATCATCAGCTGTTTGTACAGGAGTTCCTCCTCATTCCTGATTCTTAGCTTTTTGGCGATGGGCATAAAAAACACATTGGCCAGAATACACCCGTAAAAGGTGGTAATCAAGGCTGTACCCATGGCCGGCCCTATGCCGCTTGCACTTCCGCTGTCCATGTCCATCTCTTTCAGCATGTTTACCAGACCTACAAGAGTACCAATCATACCAAAGGCCGGCGCATAGGATGATGCCTTTTCATAAAGGCCGCAGGCCTCCTCATGCCTCTGGGACATACTGTCCAGCTCGTTCTCCAGCATGTTCCTCACCTCTTCCGGCTCCGTGGCGTCTACGATCAGCATAATTCCCTGCCGAAAAAACATATCATCTATCTCATTGGCCTTTTCTTCCAAGGCCAGCAGTCCATTTTTCCTGGCCAGCTGTGCCATATCTACCAAAATGTCTATAAGCGCCCCCACATCATAGCGGTTGCCCTGAACTAAAATCTTCATATGCTTTATGGTTGTCTTAAGCATACTAAATGGATAACTGGCAACAACAGAGGCCAATGTACCGCCTACCGTAATGGCAATACTCGGAATGTCTACGAAGTTCATCAGCTTATCCGGGCCTATACCTACTGTTATGATCAGCACCATACCAACTACAATACCAATAATACTAGTCAAATCCACCTTATCGTCACCACCTTAATCTACTATCTATTTTCACGGTAGCAATGTATTTTCCCATTGTACTCGATTGTTTTCTCTATTATCTCTTCGGCTGTCTCTTTTACGATGTAAAACTTTCCATTCATCATAACAATTTTTGACTCTGGTATCAACTCCACCATCTCAATTTGGGCACTGTTTAACACAATCTTTTCATTATTTAATTTTGTCAGCATAATCATACCACAATCTCCCCCTGACTTTCAAATGTGCCCGGGATATTTTCTATCCCGGAACACATCTATTTTTTATTACCGTTTCATATTTACAAGCTCTTCGAGCATCTGGTCTGTCACTGTGATAATCTTGGAATTCGCCTGGTATCCCCTCTGTGTGGTGATCATCTGGGAGAACTCGTTTGCCAGGTCCACGTTTGCCATCTCCAAGTAGTTTCCCAGGATGCTTCCCGCAGGGCCGCCGTTTGGCTTGATTGCCTCTGTAGTTCCAGCATTAGGGCCAATCGTATAGTAATATCCGTCTGTCTTTTCCAGGCCGTTGGGATTCTCTACCGTAACCAGCGCGATCTGTCCTATTGCAATTGTACGGTTCTGCTCATCCACACCTACAATAGTTCCATCCTCATTGATTTTATAACTCTGGATATTATACTGCTGGTTTGTATCCGGATCAACGGGGATCTGGATTGTGGATAACTCATCTGAATATTGGGCCGCTACCCCCGGCACCCGGGCAGACCCTGAGCTTACCACAGTACTGGTTGCAGCAGCACCCCAATTGCCTGCATTCGGCTTGTTGGCATTATTATCCACTCCGGCTGTTTTGCCTGTAAAGGTCAAGTCAACTGTCATGGGATTCGCGCCGTCATTATATTCATTCAGGCTAATATTATATCCTTCATACTGGCCGCCAGCCGCAGTTACACTTTTAATCCAGTCATTTACCTGATCTTCAAGGTTTGCATTATTGGACTGGATTGTTACACCGCCAATAGTCACGTCCCAAGTACCATTGTTATTAGTAGCCGTTACCTCTGCCCCTGCAATATCATACTGCGACTTGGTTGCCGGCTTCTCTGGAATGCCCGTGCCGTCCACCAGGGCATAGCCATACACATAGCTGCGCTGGTCATCTACCAGATATCCGTTACCATCCACCCTGAAGATACCTACTCTTGAGAGATTCAGGCCGGAACTCTCTACATCCTGGAAACTTCCGTTGACCATATTCCCCACAAGGAAAAAGCCAGTACCGTCAATCATGCAGTCCAGAGGATCTGATGACGGTGAGGGCGCCCCTGTCGTATAAGAGGGCATGATGGATCCTGTGGTTACTCCATATCCAACCTGGGACGCGTTACGGCCGCCGGCCCCTCCTCCCAGGGCACTTCCTGCTGAGCCATTGATTGAAGTAGAATACATAGAATCCTGAAAATTAAAACTGGAAGATTTATATCCCCATGTATTTACATTTGCAATATTGTTACCAATTACATCCAGCTTTGACTGATGTGTTTTGAGTCCTGCGACTCCTGCAATCATCGATCTGACCATTGTCTATATACTTCCTTTCCTGTTTGTCTCCTGTCTGTCCTTGTACCTGCAAGTCATACAGATACGAAACCTCCATACATGGTCCGGCTTACATCAGGACAGCACTGTCTATATTTGTGAATATATTGTCTCTCATTTCTTTTCCCGACATTGTCGTAACTACTACATTGTTAGGGACATTTACGATAAATGCTCCGTTCTCACCAATGATGACTACATCCTTTGCCCCCTTATCCCTGGCTTTTGAGACTGCCTGGTTAAGGTTATCAAGAAGATTGTCTGTCATCTCTATTCCACGCTCCTGCACCCTCTGGGCCGCATGTTTTGAGAACTGTACACTCTGCTGCCTGCTGAGCTCTTTCTGCAGCAAATCCCCAAACTGTACGTTGGTTTTTGTCTGTGCCGCCGCATGCTTAAGCTGCAGTGCACTGGCATTTGTAATTTGATTAATCTTACTCATCAACTATACACCGCCTTTATGCCGGCCGCCCCCGGTCTATGTAGGATCTTCCTCCGGTACCTTATCCTCACCTTCCCCGGTGCCGCCGTCTTCTTTGTCTGTTTCATCTTCCTTCTTAGGAATTTCACCCACACTCATAATCTGGCTTAAGCTATATTTCGCACCGTCGATGTACACAGACTGTGAACCTGTAAGGTCGATCCCTGTAATCACGCCCTTCTTCTCCCCAATGACTTCCCCATTGTTATCCAGAGTTGCCACTGTTACTTCTCTTCCCAGCAAACTTGTAGAATAGCTGGTCAAAGTGACCTGAGAAAGGTTATTTGTTACAACTGCAAAGTTTGAGATGGCATTGGATACAGAATTCATCGTATTCATCGTAGCCATCTGTGTCATCTGGCTCATCATCTCACTGTTGCTCATGGGATTTGTCATGTCCTGGTACTGAAGCTGCGCCGCCAGAAGCTGCCAGAAATCATCCATTGTCATGGTGCTGTTGTCCGCGACTGCGCTGGTCTGCGTGGACAGAAGGTCGTTATACACCTGGCTCTTTCCAAATCCATCTACTTCACTTACACCTGCCATCTGGCCATTACCTCCTTTTCATCATCCTAAATTCAAGCCAAGCCTCAATTTCTGCAGGAACTGCTCTGCATCATTTGCTTTTTGTTTCTGGCTCTCTTCTTTTTGCCTGTCCTGCTCAGAATCTCTGGCAGTATGGTCATTCTCTCCATTGCCCTGCTGCAGATAGTCAGTCTCCGGCTTTTCTACAATAACTGTTGTAGTCCCGCCCAAATTCTGATCCATCATATGCCCGATTTCTCTTGCATTGTTCCCCAGCATATCCAGGGTCTTTTTCTCAGAACAGAGGATAGACACGATTGTCTGGCCCGCCTCATAGAGAATCTTGACTGCAATCTTGCCCAGATTTTTGGGTTCTATCTGAATCTCAAACTCTTTTACGCCATCCACTGCTTTTGCAAGGATCTGCTCCGTCAATTTTTCCGGAAGCTCCTCTGGCTGTGGAACACTTATTGTGGCTGCTGGCTCTGTTTTCACTTCAGTATGGCTCTCTGCCACTGCCGCAGCCTGGCCTCCAGTATTGACTGCTGCCTGTTCCTGGTTTCTGGCATCTGTCATGGTGCCTTCATCAGATAAACTCTCACTGCCCTTCTTTTCTCCCTGGGCAGCCTGATTAGATACAGCCTGGGTAAAGGTCTCAGTACGGCTCCCAGTATCTGCTGTTGTTTCTTTGCTTGTACTGCTGTCCTGCGCCACAGTCTTTTGTCCCTGCCCTGTTTCTGCAGCTAAGACTTCCTCACCTGCCTTTGGCAATTCCAACTGAGATGAGTTTCCCTGTTCCAATCCTGCGTTGGACGCACCTTCACTGGCAGCCTGCAGCTCTTGGGCAGCTTCGGATACTGGCGCTGCCATCTGGATATCCGCCGCGCCATCTGCCTGTGATGCCTGAGTCCCCAAAGACTCTGTAAAGGCGCTGACATCAGCCATGAACTCCTGAATATTCACAATATTCATATTCAATAATGCGGGATCTGCCTGCAAACCTTGCAATGCTCCTGCCATATCTCCAGTACTTTCTTTATCCTTCTCCGCAGCAGTATCTGATATATCTTTCGCATTGCCGCCGGATGTCTCCCCAGTCTCTTTCCCAGGGCCCTCTGGTTCCTTTGGGACATCCTGTTTGTCTTCCCTTTTCCCTTCCAGCAGCGTTTTAAAATCCTCTGTCACATCTGAGGTATCTTTGCCCTTTTTGGCCACGTCTGCCGGCTTATAGCTAGTATCTATAGCCTTAAAGCTAATCTGTCCCATTGCTCTTCTTTACCTCCTTTCTTCTAAAATTATTTTGGGGCTGGATCCTATTTGTCTGGCCCCCGATACCTGCCGGCTCCTGCTTGTAAGCCTGTGCCTTCTGGTATCATAAATTTATAGTAATCTGCCAATGCAGGATTACCCATTTAATTTTGCCATGGCATTCTGGGTGGAAACAAATTCCTCAATAAAAAGCTCTTCCTGTTTCAGGACTTCTTTATTATACTCCTTAAACTTCTTTTCTTTAAGCTTTTCAATAGAAGATGTCTCCTTTTTTGCCTCTACCACTTCATTTCTTTTTTCTTCTTCCTGCTCATTCAGCTTCAGAAGTTCTTCCTGCTTCTTCTTAATTTTAATTCCCAGCGCTTCCAGGTAATGCTCATATGTATGGATGTCACTTATTTTCATCCCTGTAAATTTGCTCTTTTCAAAAGCCTTTGCACAGCTCTGGTGTTCCTGTTCCAGTCCTTCAATCTCTCTTTCACATGCCCTTACCTTCGCAATAATTCTGGCATGTTCACCTCTTAAATTCTCTAATACCTGTTCTTTGTAGCTGAGCACTGTATCTAATGGGAAAAAGAACTTTTTCATTTATGAGGCCCTCTCTTTATTACCGCAGAATCGCTTTCATTATCTCAAAAATTTCTTCCGCTGAAAAACTTTCTTCTATCTTCTGCATCAAGAATTCATTGACCTTGTCTATCTTTGATATGGCAAAATCTAACTTTGGATTGGTCCCCGCCTTATAGGCTCCTATGGAGATCAAATCCTCATTTTTGGCATAGACGCTTAAAATGTCCCGCAGACGGGAGGCCACCTCCCGATGCTCCTCGTCTACTATATTGGTCATCAAACGTGAAATACTGGCGTTTACGTCTATTGCCGGAAAATGGTTTTCATTGGCCAGCTTCCTGGTCAGTACGATATGTCCGTCCAGAATACCCCGGACTGTGTCTGCAACGGGTTCATTCGTGTCATCCCCCTCCACAAGCACAGTATAGACGCCAGTGATAGAACCCTTCTCAAACTTCCCGCTTCGTTCCAAAAGTTTGGGGAACTCAGCATATATAGATGGTGTATATCCTCTTGCAACCGGCGGCTCTCCGATTGCAAGCCCAATTTCACGCTGGGCCATGGCAAACCTGGTCAGGGAGTCCATCATCAACAGGACATCCTTTCCCTGATCCTTGAAATACTCTGCTATAGTAGTGGCCACAAGGGGGCACTTCATGCGCAGCATGGCGGGCTGGTCAGAGGTCGCTACCACAAGTACACTTCTCTTTAGTCCCTCCGGCCCCAAATCCTTCTCAATGAATTCGCGGACCTCACGTCCACGCTCTCCTACCAGGGCAATTACGTTAATATCTGCCTTGACGTTCCTGGCAATCATGCCAAGAAGTGTACTCTTACCCACGCCGCTCCCCGCAAAAATCCCAATACGCTGCCCTTTCCCCACTGTATTTAGTCCATCTATAGCCTTGATGCCAAATTCAAGCGTATCGGTAATGGGCGGGCGCTTCAGCGGATTTATATAGTTATTTTCCACATAGTAATAGCGGGGTGAAGGAAATTCCCCGTAATCATCCATGGGTTTGCCTGTAGCGTCAATAATCCGGCCTCTGAGAAATTCGCCTACCGGAATTTTCAGGCGGCGCTTTGTATTCCTCACAAAGCTGCCTGCCGCAACACCATTCAGGTTATCATATGC of the Luxibacter massiliensis genome contains:
- a CDS encoding flagellar biosynthetic protein FliR, translating into MPISDTAQLTLFTLILMRMSGFILLNPILGRRNIPGIVKSGLIIVLTLAVYSFSAEQAFVIESTIEYGFLLIKEFAAGYVIGFVTELFFFIISFAGYIIDFQLGLSMATVYDPQSNSQIAVTGTIYQAFFVLLFFALDGHLALMQILLTSAEIVPYGGILITENVSLRVIDIFLQCVEMGIKFSLPILAAEFFVEIGVGILNKVVPQISIFVINIQLKIIVGLGLLVILFSPMSEYVDKIITTMIKTLQGILTFL
- the fliQ gene encoding flagellar biosynthesis protein FliQ, encoding MTNGEVLDLMYEVFVMAVQLAGPMLIISMFVGILISIIQAATQIHEQTITFVPKLLVIGLILVFTGGTMLQTLQDFTIRIFELIQG
- the fliP gene encoding flagellar type III secretion system pore protein FliP (The bacterial flagellar biogenesis protein FliP forms a type III secretion system (T3SS)-type pore required for flagellar assembly.), producing MLTIIALLPSILVMVTSFTRTIIILSFLRNALGIQQTPPNIVLIGISLFLTLFIMDPVIKDINTNAYTPYKNQEITQEEALDRAQVPLKDFMLKNTETSALNLFTEMSGTEQVENVEELPMTVIIPSFMTSELKRGFVAGFLIFIPFLLIDIIVSSTLMSMGMMMLPPAMISLPFKLLLFVTVDGWELLFSSIVKSFQW
- the fliO gene encoding flagellar biosynthetic protein FliO; this translates as MWRVLITFVAAALIIYLSYLFSRYVGKGVNKNSSSRYMRLLDQIAVGQDRHIAVIQVGGKYLLVGITAGQVNVLAELQDDELFPLSPESGESGTKAPDFKAIMGKLGEIGKKGR
- the fliN gene encoding flagellar motor switch protein FliN, translated to MGSNCFSTLEIDAIGEILNISLGASATAVSTMLNARVDITTPIVNVVTKEEFKMDKVEPAVGVEITYVSGLEGKNVMLLKRHDVKVIVEMLMGMEIADEEFELNEMNISAVCEVMNQMMGASSTALSEFLGRMVNISTPISFEVKNEEEFIDKYFVDGNPKVVVGFTLKIDDKLESEFYNVMPIELAKGLVKGFLPDEAIVDVSGNQAEEAPAPAPVQEAASEKKEEAPQGGGTLSQEEIERLLNGDIGGDSPAAPQGTQPAQAAAEAMPQGTVQPQMEAAAPTQAPAGAAAMPVQPGVGQDMSMMQMQMMQQMMQQMQAMQQELEARRKEPDPKLINVQPAARPNLSQSRDIVLEGEQEENMELIMGVPLEISVEIGRTQKLVKDILDFTKGSLVVLDKLAGEQVDLFVNGQCIAKGDVVVVEDNFGIRITEIMKVNFAVLE
- the flgC gene encoding flagellar basal body rod protein FlgC; this encodes MSFLNSFDISASGMTAQRQRLDIAAENISNINTTRTDSGGAYRRKMVVLEEKPSTSFRSEFNSRLSGKTSEKGGVQVSQILEDQSDLNPVYNPEHPDADENGYVMMPNVDLVKETVDGMSATRSYEANITAFNAIKLMAQKALEIGK
- a CDS encoding response regulator encodes the protein MAKILLVDDAAFMRMMLKTTLTQAGYTDLLEAEDGVQAVETYNAEKPDLVFMDITMPNKDGLETLKEIKASDPNATIVMCSAMGQEAMVMESIKSGAKDFIVKPFKPERILSTVKKILG
- a CDS encoding flagellar motor switch protein FliM, encoding MADVLSQSQIDALLSSMQNAEAESVAEEPKKPKQKYRKYDFYSPKKYTKDKLKMLHSIYDNYARIATSQINGLFRVASEVEVLGVEEQRYYEFGNALNETDVITLANVELQDHSKNPPMLLHIAPTLMGSMIDRMLGGTGTDLTVDMSYQYTDIELALYEKIIKYLVGITTDVWAAYIKVNTQFDRVEENPSMFQGISVDETVVIIMMKIQMGEIEGAMNICIPGTLLGNMFDIIDKTKHLADKGNQMQEKDSREEIMGSIKESRMDVMAQLGVARLNLDDVYNLHVGDVIDLNKTQDSPVALHVAGQPWFIGQLGVHNKNIAVKIEERVEAPKNDMAV
- a CDS encoding OmpA/MotB family protein, whose product is MKKRNKTPESGASWMDTYGDMVTLLLCFFVLLYSISSVDQAKWEMIVRSFNPDADKVSQIVTTDTLEGDQDVPGGFVEGDEINTFDELYENLKQSIEEAQLSAQVELFKGDGYTFVTFRDNVFFDGDSSIIKDEGKQILDQFANAISGAKDSIKEIQVLGHTTQADPAVQNDVESDRVLSAERAARVTAYIQNKSLVSPEKLVSVGYGQFRPIAPFDTPENRAKNRRVELLITKSDSVEHSLEEYYEEMNK
- a CDS encoding motility protein A; this encodes MDLTSIIGIVVGMVLIITVGIGPDKLMNFVDIPSIAITVGGTLASVVASYPFSMLKTTIKHMKILVQGNRYDVGALIDILVDMAQLARKNGLLALEEKANEIDDMFFRQGIMLIVDATEPEEVRNMLENELDSMSQRHEEACGLYEKASSYAPAFGMIGTLVGLVNMLKEMDMDSGSASGIGPAMGTALITTFYGCILANVFFMPIAKKLRIRNEEELLYKQLMIEGILAIQSGDNPKFLREKLATYLAQKDRAKIIDSEGGGEQTAAKGKKPKKEKAKKK
- a CDS encoding flagellar FlbD family protein, which translates into the protein MIMLTKLNNEKIVLNSAQIEMVELIPESKIVMMNGKFYIVKETAEEIIEKTIEYNGKIHCYRENR